Genomic DNA from Brenneria izadpanahii:
CTCAAAGGTAAATACACGGATACATTTAGCCTGGTTCATAATAAAGTTTTCAATTGACATAATAAGACTCTCGTTATTTCATTGTTCCGAATGCAAACTATCCCACGATGAATAAAAAGCGCATGCTACGCTTGATCAAATAAATCAAGGTCAAAACAATAAACCTTATTTTGTATCTAAGCGAAATGTATTCGAAATATGTATGGATGGGCCGCAATGAAGGCGAATAAATAATAAGAATTAAATATGAATGTTTATATCTTGACGCCGGCCATTAATATATTTCATAGCCTGGATAATTCGAGTTGCAGGAAGTCGGCAATCGAGCGAATCTCCAGGAGCTTATTTAAGTAAGCGACGGCAGCCCGCTGACGCCAATACGGATGTCTGGGGGCAAAAGCATACCGTTAATCGTTCCTGTCACCGAGACGACATATTGCCTTCATACGGCCTCATTATCCTCAAATATGCGATAGGACGAGACATTCTCTTGCCATCGAGAGTGCCTGAACCTACAGCGATCGCGCGTAAACGGGGTAAGAGATTGATAATGACGCATTGTTATTTGCACCACACTGCCCGCGTTTCCATCCACTTAATGATTCGGGAGTGTTTTGATGAAATTTTCCAGACAACTTCATACCATGCTGCGCGTCTGTGGCGTAGTGGCATTGATAGGTAGCTGGTCCGCTCATGCGGAAAAATTCACCGTAGCAGTCATTTCCGATACTCAGAACTATACCGACGTAACGCTGCCGCAGCCGCGCGGCGTTAATACCTTCGTGCAGCAAATGCAGTATTTGGTCGATACCCGTAAAGAGAAGAATCTGGTCTTCGTCACCCATATCGGCGATGTGGTGCAACACGGCGATGGCCGCTTCCGCACCGGTATGATCGGCCAATATACGCTCTGGGATACGCGCACCGAGTGGGACTACGCCAACCTGGCGCTGTCGGTGCTGAACGACGCCGGCATTCCTTTCAGCGTGGTGCCGGGCAACCACGACTATGACAACTACTCCTGGTACAAAAGCCACGGCGGTCCCGGCGCGAGCCGTCCACTATCGGGCGGCAGCGTCTGGAACATGTATTTCGGCCCCGATTCCCGCTTTTTCGCCGGGAAAACGTGGTATGGCGGCGCTTACAATAACGGTATGAACAGCTATCAGATATTCAACGCCGGCTCAATGCAGGTGCTTCACCTTGCTCTGCAAATGGAACCGACGGCCGAGGA
This window encodes:
- a CDS encoding metallophosphoesterase, which translates into the protein MKFSRQLHTMLRVCGVVALIGSWSAHAEKFTVAVISDTQNYTDVTLPQPRGVNTFVQQMQYLVDTRKEKNLVFVTHIGDVVQHGDGRFRTGMIGQYTLWDTRTEWDYANLALSVLNDAGIPFSVVPGNHDYDNYSWYKSHGGPGASRPLSGGSVWNMYFGPDSRFFAGKTWYGGAYNNGMNSYQIFNAGSMQVLHLALQMEPTAEDLAWAQRVLDTHPTLPVIVTTHEWLDPNFTGETTRSNDYDAYFSGTDHLPPDSVWDAFIRKNKQIFLLLSGHDWTPTVTGVSQGQNLRTDNNDAGYPVYQLVQDYQGNTIGPDGKPGSANGGAGWLRFIEFDTETKKMHFYTYSTLLDKYAGRNGESTFGVAPGYSDFTLDFPPQLVTAQ